One region of Oscillatoria sp. FACHB-1407 genomic DNA includes:
- a CDS encoding AAA family ATPase: MPSDIILIGPIGTGKSTIGRLLATKLNLPQCSMDEKRWDYYKEMGYDEEMAQPQTQPTSLIKNPVIPHLELQLEEMNKMPCLIERQKFHKRCLMRSLNIVKKSIHL, encoded by the coding sequence ATGCCGTCAGATATCATCTTGATTGGTCCGATTGGAACTGGCAAATCTACCATTGGTCGGCTTCTGGCAACAAAACTGAATTTGCCACAATGTTCAATGGATGAAAAGCGGTGGGACTATTACAAAGAAATGGGTTACGACGAAGAAATGGCACAGCCTCAAACGCAGCCAACATCCCTGATAAAGAACCCGGTAATTCCACATCTCGAATTGCAGTTGGAAGAAATGAATAAAATGCCTTGTCTGATAGAACGACAAAAATTCCACAAACGATGCCTAATGCGATCGCTAAACATAGTGAAAAAATCAATTCATCTTTAA
- a CDS encoding GNAT family N-acetyltransferase, translating to MKPQLKIEIVEAPKLDETEFIVQQLLQYNSRCAGEGNFRQLAVFLRDADENLVGGLIGSTYWQWLYVDVFWIHESCRGGGYGISLLAAAEQEAIKRGCQYAYLDTFSFQAPEFYQKLGYVVFGELSDFPAGHSRFFLRKVLQ from the coding sequence ATGAAGCCACAACTCAAGATAGAGATTGTCGAAGCCCCAAAGCTTGATGAGACTGAATTTATTGTTCAACAACTGCTCCAATACAACAGTCGTTGTGCTGGTGAGGGTAACTTTCGGCAATTAGCTGTTTTCTTACGAGACGCAGATGAGAATCTAGTCGGTGGATTAATCGGATCAACGTATTGGCAGTGGTTATATGTTGATGTTTTTTGGATACACGAATCTTGTCGAGGAGGAGGTTACGGTATCTCCCTTCTAGCGGCTGCGGAGCAGGAAGCTATTAAGCGTGGTTGCCAATATGCTTATTTAGATACATTTAGCTTTCAAGCACCAGAATTTTATCAAAAGCTCGGATACGTTGTATTTGGAGAGCTATCAGACTTTCCAGCAGGACACAGCCGATTTTTCCTGAGAAAAGTGCTGCAATAG
- a CDS encoding DUF6713 family protein, protein MSTKTILSWLYLANASVLITHQIDAAYWHEWDLFGMPGGIQLNLLLNIPLVMLMLFGQQRLTQGYADGFVFSWLLVAGGIIAVSLHSYFLLQGDDAFRLPVSLGLLTATFLLSLAQAIALFTLHNNCNQDDAQQSY, encoded by the coding sequence ATGTCTACAAAAACAATACTTTCTTGGCTCTATCTTGCCAATGCATCCGTTCTCATTACGCATCAAATCGATGCTGCATACTGGCATGAGTGGGATCTATTTGGAATGCCGGGAGGAATTCAATTAAACTTGCTGCTCAACATTCCTCTAGTTATGTTGATGCTGTTCGGTCAGCAACGTCTTACTCAAGGTTATGCCGATGGTTTTGTTTTCTCCTGGCTACTCGTGGCTGGAGGAATCATCGCCGTTAGTCTTCACTCGTATTTTCTCCTACAGGGCGATGATGCTTTTCGCCTACCCGTTTCACTTGGATTACTCACCGCTACATTTCTTCTTTCGCTAGCGCAAGCGATCGCACTGTTTACTTTGCATAATAACTGTAATCAAGACGATGCTCAACAAAGCTATTAA
- a CDS encoding AraC family transcriptional regulator produces the protein MDALSEVFRSIHLESTNCYRLELAAPWAIGMNAFEGAVFLVVVRGSSWLQIEGIDTPMPLVGGDLVILPKGQSHTLRDSLSGNPSIAEFEQLLQADSDEAPTVLKAGGTGLPTTVMYGRFSFEPLPENPLLSALPPLLIVKGEEGRAVEWLDTTLQFMASETVTARPGAQVVINHLAGILLVQAVRAYIQNQECHDRCWLRALTDPQIGEAIHLIHRHPEQVWTAEELAERVGISRTTFFTQFRELVGEPPNKYLTRWRMQRASQILRSQRIPLSAVASSVGYESEASFSKAFKQWMGQSPGAYRQANGTAKA, from the coding sequence ATGGATGCGCTTAGTGAAGTCTTTCGTTCAATCCATTTAGAAAGTACAAACTGCTATCGCCTGGAACTGGCTGCACCTTGGGCGATTGGGATGAATGCCTTTGAGGGAGCGGTGTTCCTGGTCGTGGTTCGGGGTAGTAGCTGGCTGCAAATCGAGGGGATCGATACACCGATGCCTCTCGTTGGTGGCGATCTGGTGATTCTCCCCAAAGGGCAGTCGCATACGTTACGCGATTCGCTGTCAGGCAATCCTTCGATCGCCGAGTTTGAGCAGTTACTGCAAGCAGACTCAGACGAAGCCCCGACCGTCCTCAAAGCTGGGGGGACTGGCTTACCCACAACCGTCATGTACGGACGATTTTCCTTTGAACCGTTGCCCGAAAATCCATTGCTGTCGGCTTTACCTCCACTCCTAATTGTCAAAGGCGAGGAAGGAAGGGCAGTGGAATGGTTAGACACAACCCTGCAATTTATGGCATCAGAAACGGTAACGGCTCGTCCCGGTGCTCAGGTAGTCATTAATCACTTAGCGGGAATTCTGTTGGTACAAGCAGTGCGAGCGTACATCCAAAATCAGGAATGCCACGATCGCTGCTGGTTGCGTGCCCTCACCGATCCGCAAATTGGTGAAGCGATTCACCTGATCCATCGACACCCAGAGCAGGTATGGACGGCAGAAGAATTGGCGGAACGGGTAGGGATCTCTCGTACCACCTTTTTTACTCAGTTCCGCGAATTGGTCGGAGAACCACCCAACAAATATCTCACTCGTTGGCGGATGCAACGAGCCAGTCAGATTTTGCGATCGCAGCGCATTCCCTTAAGTGCGGTTGCCAGTTCTGTGGGATATGAATCCGAAGCATCCTTTAGTAAAGCGTTTAAGCAATGGATGGGGCAATCACCGGGGGCGTATCGACAGGCGAATGGAACAGCCAAGGCATAA